The region TCATGTCCCCCCTTGTGGCCCTATCCCTTTTCTCGAGCCTCTTTTATACAGCCCCGCCCATTCGATATGGATATCTGGGCCTGGGGGAGGTTTTCGCGGCGGTGAACATGGGGCCTGTAATGGTGGTGGGGACCCAGTGGATCATTTCAGGCGCCCCCTCAGGGACCGCATTCCTCATTTCCCTGCCCATCGGGATGATGGTGGCCGGGATTCTCTATTATCAGAGCATGCCGGACATGGAGACCGACGCATCGGTGGGAAAGCGGACCATCACTGTCCGACTGGGCCGCCGCGGCGCGTATCTCGGCCTCATGGCCCAGTGGGCCGTCACCTACACCCTCATCCTGGGCCTGGCCGCCGGAAGCATTCTGTCGCCTGTTGCGGCCGCATCCCTTCTCACCTGGCCTATCCTCTTCAGGCTCCTGTGGATCATCCCCGGTGTGGAGGACTGGCAGGAACTCAATGATTACGGCCATTATGTCCGAAAACTCTACCTTATCAACGGGATCATCATAATCCTGGCCATCTGGACACGATAAAGAACGTCCAACGTCCAAGGTCCAATGCCCAACGGGGGAAAGCAGTATCGAAGTAACGAGGTATCGAAGTGTCGAGGTGTTGGCGGCGGGCGATGGGCAATAGGCGATGGGCTATAGGCTATAGGCAATCATGACTCAGCTCACGATGACAAATTACCCTCTGGACTCTGGACTCCAGCACGTGGAACATGGAACCGGGTTTCAGGCGGGCGGGGGGAGCTCGGCTTCCCTGATCAGGCTTTCCAGGGAGGCGGGGGCTACGGGATCGAACTCGGCTACCCCGATATCGATAGAAAGCCTGTAATCTCCGGCCCCCTTATGGTTGGCCATCTCCATGCTTTTACTTATGCGAGAGGCAATCATATCCCTGAAGCCAAGTGTGGATTTGGGCAGAAATGCGATGAACTCATCCTCGGCATACCTGGCCACGATGTCGGATCCGCGGAAAGAAGACAGTAGCGCTTGTGCCGCCATGATCAGCGCGAAGTCCCTCTCCTCGGAGCCGAATTTTTCCGTTATTTTACCAAGGTTGTTCAATCGGATAAAGAATACAAGGGCCCTCTCGGAAAACCGCTCCCCCCACTCCATCTGCTGGCGCGCAATGGCGAAAAAAGCCCTTCGATTATTTAGGCCGGTCAACTCATCTGTGAGTTCAATGACCTTGAAATCAGTGGGCCGATTCTGTTTTTCGTTAAAATAGAGACCGGTGGTGATGATGCATGCCATGCCCAGAAACCAGATGACGGGAAAAACAAACCAGCTGTTTATTCCGAAGCGCTCACCATGGAGGATAATCATAATGACCGTCCACGCGGCCGCAGTTCCGGGGAGGACAATACGATTAATCAAATCACCACACTTCCTTCACGTTCCCATGCGAGCCGATCTGCAGCGACAGGGACTCGGCGAATCAGAGGCAACCTGCCTACAATTTTATACGGATAAACATGACAAGAGCAAGGAAAAGTGGTTTGAACAACCTCAGTATTTTTTTCATAAGGGGGGGCTTTCCCGAATTTCCAAGTGCGAGCGACACCGGTTTTCTGATGTATTCCATCGGTTCAGTCTTCTGCTGCGCGGCCAATTTAATCCAGAAATCCCTGTCTGATTGCTTCTGGTTCAAAGCTATTACCCTGTCGAACCACCTCCGGGCGTTTAATCCATCTCCAATCCGGCGGTACATCTCTCCTATGAGATAGGTGGTCCAATACAGCCTGTTTTCCATTACACCATCTTTTTCAAAAGCCCGCTGGAAATACTCTATTACCTTCTTTCGATATTCCAGCTCGTCAGCTTTTCGTCCGTCGAGACTTGAACACCACACAGCCCGAAGATAGAGTGAACCGACGGCAAAGTTGTCCAGCCCTTTTGCTTCCTGCAAAATGGCCAGGAACTCCCATTTACGACCGGACGAAATTTCCATTTCGCCAGGGCCGCCAAGCATTGGTGTAATCCGTTCCTCTACAAACTGTCTTGTCTTCTGATCCACCGGGCCATCTTCTGTGGTGGCTCTCGTATAGCCGCAGGAAGGGCAAGTGGATACCTGAAACAGGAGGGGCTGTTCCCCAACCGCCATTTCGAGGATATCGGTGGTAACCGGACCAAGGGTATTGGTATGGATAACCTTTTTCGAATCGAAGGTTGTACCGCAGCAGGAACACGTTATTTCGATGGACACAAGAGTTGTCAAAGTTCATCCCTCTTAAGGTCAAAAACCCAGGTCGTCTGATCAGTCGGGATCGCCTCCGGACCCCTCGCCATCATCTTCCCCACTGCCGGAGCCGCCTTCACTTTGCCCGCCGTCCGACTGTTCCTCACCTGTGGCATTGTCAGCCCCCTCTTCGTCGGACGCCGATAAATTATCAATATGCCTTTCAAGAATATCATCAGGGTCATTATCGGAGATACCCTCGTAAGCCCTCCCCGAAAGGTCCCTGAGAAGTTGGATGATATCGCCTTCTTCATGCCGCTCATTCTCAATTAGAGCGGCAGCATATTTGCTGACTTTTCGGGAATCTGCCCCATATCCGCTGGCGGCCTTTACCATCTCCATGATCTGAATCGGCTCAAGGCTTCCGGCCGAAGTACCCATTGCCATTGCGTCGTAGACGTGGCGAAGAGCTTCCCGGTCCATCCCGGCGGCAATGGCGCCGGCCGTCTCAATTATAAGTTCCTCCCTCTTTTCCCCAGTCACGCCCAAGCCTTCTGCCAGGCCGACGGAAAGTTCCAGTCGTTCCTGGACCCTTTCCAACGCCCTGATTATGGATCTCTCACCCACATTCTTGGCCAGTCCCTCCATAATCTTCCCCGCAATCGGTCCGAGGGGAAGGTTCTTTTCCGAGGCGGCGGCCAACACCTGGAGCATTTCACCAATGCCGACCCCTCCCACGCCATTTTCAAGGGACTTCTCGATAACGGGTGCGATAACTTCCTCGTGGACACCTGCCCTGACAGCCGCGGCCGCATTCTTCAGGACGCTTTCTCTTTCGATGGGTGATGCAATTTCCCCGGCAATCTTACCCCTTAATGTATCCGACAGAGTTGGCGCCGCCATCGCCGTAGACGACAGGATTACCATCGGAAGGACGATCATTACTGCAAAGAGTATAGGGTTTATACTACCATCTATAATCAACCATCGCTTCATCTTACTTACCTCCAACCGGTCTTACGTTACTGATTTTTCCTCAATAGACCTGTATATCCCCGTTCATGGTGCCCCTTACCGTCAGGACACCCGTGACACCACCGAAATCATCCTTTTCCACCCTGCCTTTTCCCATGCCAACCGTAACGGAACCGTCCACCATAAAAAAATACCGATAATGGCCGGGAGGGAGGGGAAACTTTGCCGACCATATCCCCCTGTGCCGTTTTTCAGCGGACACCCTAAGGGTGGCCGCATTAACCGTCTTCGCGTTCATAAGGACAAGAACAACTCGCCCGGCATTGGGGGCTTCAACCGAAAAACGGATAATATCCCCGTCTGCAACCACCGCGGGCCGGACCTGGGCGGTTGCACACCCAAAAAGGAATCCCGCCATCAGCAGGATAAGGGTCGCGGCCCTAGATGCCGACCCTGACCACAGAATTTTTCGAACCAAAGTCGTCACTAATCGAATAGTCCGCCGTAGGATCAGCTACACGCTTTTTCCCGTCGATGAGAAGGACATACCGATATTCACCGGGTTGGACATTCAAATCGACCAACCAGTATCCCGCTTTCCCACGGGGTTTCAGCGGGATCTCTCCAGACCAGTGGTTAAAGTCACCCAACACGGAAACGGAGTGGGCCTCCGGCGCATAGTAAACGAGCCTGAAGGAGGCCGGCTGCACAGGAAGATCAGGTGCCCGACGGACATTCAAAGCCACCCCCAGAACGAAAAGAAGACACACTGTTGCCATAGCCGCTCCCGCAAAAAACGGACGCGGCGTGGGAAGCAGACCACGGACCAGGAACCGGATACCCCGAGGCACAAGAAAGTCAGGGGCCTTCATGACACCGAGATCACCGGCTGTGCGGACAAGGGCCCCGATCTCCTCGACATAGGCATGGAGGGATGGGTCCCCGTCGAGCATAAGCTGAAATGCCTTCTTTTCCTCACCCTGGAGTTCACCATCTACGAACCTGTGAACCAGGCCCAGGTCTTCCCGCTTCACTTTACACCTCCCTGAGAAGAGCTACGAGGGCGTGCCGGGCCCGGTGAACCCTGACCCTTGCCGCACCCTCTTCGATCCCGAGGACTTCGGATATCTGGCCGTAGGACATGCCTTCCACGTGTTTCAGGAGAAAGGGGGCGCGGTAGGCCTTAAGGGCCGCATCCTGGAGAACATCCGCCGCCATTTCGGAGTCCATGGCCATTCGGGTCAGATATGTGTAAAGCCCATCGCACACCTGTCCGTATTCCGATTGGAAATGCTCGTCATCCATGAGGTCTCAGATACCATCTACCATTTAGACAATCAATACCGCAAATCGTTACCGGGGTACAACGTACCGGAAAGAAAAAGCGGCCATTCCCCGTGAAAGGGAGCAGCCGCTCAGATGTGGTTTCAGGCCTGATACGGATCAGTCGTCTTGCCCGCCTCCGTCTCCGCTTCCGCCCTCATCACCATCCTCATCAGCATCATTTTCATCAACATCATTCTCATTATCATCACCGCCCTTGATTTCACTGTCATCAGCGGACTTGGCCAGGGATTCCAGAGCGTCGTTCACAGTCCCCCCACTGCCGTCACTTGCCAGAGAATCGGTTATGATCTGTATGATGTCGGCATCAGCGGCTCCGGCTGTGACCGCCTCTCCGGCACTCTCCAACACATCGTTTCTCACGTCGGGCGATGTGATACTATTCGTTATGAACTGTGCCAGATTGTCCGACAGCGCTGGGGATGCCTTGACTGGAGCGATGGTTACGACCAGGAAAAGAACCATCGCCGCTGTAATAACCGACAACATCGTCATCCTCATTTTCGTCAATCGCTGTTTCACCGTTTTTTGCAGTCTCATCTTTTTTCCTCCATGTCGGCCCCTGTCAAAGGGGGCAAATGTTACCACTGAAAAGATCTCCAATAACGCCGGTATTTCTGCTATTCTACCCCTTGGACAATCCCGGCACGGAAACGTTACAGGAAAATTTACCTGGTAAAGATCCCTCCCTTTTGCAGGATCGAAAGAAGAGCGGCGTACATACTGTGGACAGAGGCAGGGAGGGCAGATAGTGCTCTTCGGCACCCCTAAAAACCGTGCAGGTTTTTTGCCCGTCATGGCTGTCGCGACGGCATCAATCATGATGATCGCGGCATTTCCGGCAAAAGCCCTTTCCCACGGACCCGGGGAAGAGTACGAATACGCCTCAGGTTTTTTCCACATCCGTTCCCAATCCCCGGACTACAGCCTCAGGATGACTACGCCCCACATCCTGCCCGGCTCCATTGGCCATGGTGTTAATATCTTTACAGGGAGCACGGTCTCCAACGTCTGGGTTAACGGGGACCTGCTGGACCTGGACTTCGAGATGCTCGATTACAACCTCGGGATAACATACGGGGTCAACCATCGTGTCGGCTTTGCTTTCATCTACGACCAGAGAAACTACTTCGGGGGGGGTGCTCGACGGGTTGATCCAGAATTTTCATTCGGCCATGGGAATGGGCCAGGATGGACGCGACCTGGTGGATAAGAGACAGACCAGCATTGTCCGGTACGACAACGGCGGCAACGTGATATTCCGGGCCGACGATCTGAGCGTGCTGGAAAACAGCGGTCTCACTCTCCTGGCTCAGTATGTCCTTTTCTTTTCACAGGACGGCTTTCCCGTTGCAGGAATCTCCGGAGGCATCCGGTATGGGCTGGAAATGCCTGAGGGGGCCGACGACGGTGACCGGGTGGACTGGACCGTCGGGGCCGGCGCAGGCAAACGCCTCAGCGATAGCTGGTATATGTGCCTGCACCTCGGTTATACACACTACGGCCAGACAGATATTCTGGGTTTCACGCTCAAGGACTATTCCACCACCGAGATCCTCGCTATCGGCTGGACACTCAGCCCCAGGTTCACCCTTTTGGGGCAGTATTCGCACAACAGCAGCCTGATAAGGAATATGGGAAAGTTCAGCACGGGGCCCCACGAGCTGGACCTGGGCTTTAAATGGAGAGCATCTGAAAACGGGGATCTCGAATTCGCAATGATCGAAAATATCTTCACCTTCGCGAATGGCCCCGATTTCGGCCTGCACCTGGCCTATTCGTTAAGAATATAAAATGGGTTCATCAACAAAAATTAGTATTTGGCTTTGAAATCTGTTTCCTCACGCTCGGTCGTCCCGACGCAGGCGGAACTCGCTAAAGGCGCAAGGACGTCCCTTGGCAGGAGCGGGATTTCCTTGAAATCGGCTGGAAGCAACTTGGATGAGGGGATGCTCTCTACTTTGCGAGCTTTGCGGCTTGAGTTAATCACGCTGGCCGTGTGATTAACGGGCGTGAGACAAATTAATGTTAAAATACGATGTAGGCAGGAGGCCAGGACAGAGGCGAGGGGGGGGATAATGGTGCCGGAGGAGGGATTCGAACCCTCACAACCCGAAGATCACTGGATTTTGAGTCCAGCGCGTCTACCAGTTCCGCCACTCCGGCACGAATATATTATAAGGGGACACAGACAAGTTGTTAAGTAAAACATGATGATCTTTTGCAAAATCATCACCTGTTTAACAACGTTCCCAAATCTGTTAAATTCCCAGCCATGAATGTCTTCCTGTTAATCGCAGGCATTGCTGTCGGCGGATGGTTCGTTTTCATCCTCCTCATCAAGGGGTTCGCGGCCCTCCTGAAAAAAAGCGCTTTGGAGGCCACGCTGAAACTGCTTTCCGGCGAGGAGATACTCAGGATCACCGATAACGCCAGCTTCCTCGGCGCCGACTTCCCGGGCCCGAATCTTCCGCCCAGGACCAGCGGGGTCCTGGCTGTAACCGACAGGAAGATCTTTTTTCTACCCTGGTTCCCCCGAAAGTCCATCTCCCTGCCATACGAGTGGGTCAACGGTGTTCGGCTGCAGGCATCTTTCGACGACATGGCATCTTCTATCCCCTGCGTGGTAGTTCGGGTCAAAGAGTTAACGGACCCGGAAGGATCCATCGCATGGCTTGTTCATGAACCGAGGAAATGGGAAAAAGCTATTGAAAGGAGAGTGAACAGCAGTGCCTAGTACCTGGTACATAGAAGCTGGGAACCAGGGTCATGGGGCTGTGGCATGATCCAGGGGTTTTCTTGCGACCAGGGCGTAGTGGCCAATGTAGACGAACACGTTTTTCACACTGTCAAAACCGGCAAATTCAAGGTCCTGGACGACCTGTCCCATGGGAATACGCTCCTTCGCGGACGGTCCGATGTCCATGTCCTCTTCCGGATCCCAGTCGATAAGGAGAAAAAACCCGCCCGGTTTCAGAATCCGATAGACCTCTTTCAGAAAATTCAGCCGTCCCTTGATCTCGTGGTACACATTGCCCAGATTTACGAATTGGACCCCGGTATCCTCGATAGGAATGCGGTCGCTTACACTCTGCCGGATATGGACATTGGTAAGCCCCAGATATTCCACGCGCTTGTCAAGTTCCTCGAGCATGGGAGTGCTACGGTCAACGGCGATGATCTGGCGTGACGTCCTCCACTCCTGAGCCATGGGCAGGGTGTAGAATCCGATCCCGCATCCCAGGTCGGCACAGGTACGCCAACGAAAAGATCGCACCAGTCCCAAAAAGACCTTTGTGTCCTGGAGGGCTTTTCTTTCGGGGGATTCAAGCTTATGAAAATCACGGGCGCCAACAGCCAAAGTGATACCTCTCTTAGGTATGATAGGAGGAGTATAAGGCCTGCGGACACACACATGCAACCTTTTTTCTCCTCTGGCCCCTCCAATATTGCCAGGGTCGCAAAAAATCCACCCGTGGCTTCTTGCGAGATCATCAGTTTTTTTCGCCCCAGGGCATGAAAAGCTCAAGGAAAACCGCACTGATGGAAATACACAAAAAACTTTTCAGGGGCAGCCTGACACGGCCAGGGGATATCGCAGAGGCCTTTTCACTGGATAAGGGGTCCGTAGCGGAGGTGACGGAACGCTACCCGGCACTCATAAACCCTTATTTCCAGAGCATTATCGCGAAGAAGAACGGCCCCATCTACCGGCAGGTTGTTCCCGATCCGAAGGAACTTTCCCCTGCGAACACCGCCGCCGAAGAGGATCCCATAGGCGAGGACACCCATTGTCCTGTCCCGAACCTGAGCCACGTTTATCCTGACAGGGTCCTTTTCCTGATCTCACCGCGCTGTCCCGTCCACTGCCGCTTTTGCACCCGGAAAAGAAAACTGGGCCGGGGTCTTGTCGTCACCAGCGAGACGGTTGACAGGGGAATCGAGTATATCGCCTCACATCCTGAGGTGCGGGACGTCCTCCTGTCGGGGGGTGACCCCCTGATGCTGAGCGACATCCGTCTTGACGGAATCCTTCAAAAAATCAGGGATATTGAACACGTGGAGATCATACGCATCGGAAGCCGGGTCCCTTGTGCCCTTCCCCGGCGGATTACTCCCCGGCTGGCCCGGATGCTTTCCCGGCATCAGCCTCTATATATCCACACCCATTTTAACCATCCTGCCGAGATTACCCGCGAAAGCGCTGCTGCGTGCCGAATCCTCGCCGGCGCCGGCATCCCCATGGGAAACCAGACAGTCCTCCTCAAGGGCATCAACGACGATACGGACGTCCTGGAAACCCTTTTCCGGTCGCTTCTGACCCTCAGGATTCGGCCGTACTATCTTTTTCAGATGGATCTTATCCGGGGAGCACAGCACTTCCGCACCCCTCTGGAAGTCGGCATGAAAATCATGGATACCCTGCGGAAGCGCACATCCCCCATGGCGCTTCCTTACTTTGTGGTCGACCTCCCCGATGCACAGGGAAAGGTAATACTTTCGGAGGGTAATATCAGCAGGGCAGCGGAAGGCCGATTCACCATCACCGGTTCATCCGGGGAAGCGATATCCTACTCCGATCCGGACTAGCGTTCGGACCCACGCCCTGTTAAAAAAACCAGTTTACCCCTGTCTCTGACACGGGCGTTTCGGGCGTTTTCCCCACGTTGGACATTGGACGCTGGGTTTCAACTACTCATTTCCCTGATGAACCTTCCGTCAAAGCCCCTTTCCGTGATCCCCGTACACCGTTCCCTTCCACCTGACCCCCCCGTAAATATGATATGCGGCTGCCGACCTGATAATGGCCGCCACCTGCAGGATGGCCCCCAAGGGGAACGTCGGAAAAAACAGCCAGGGGACATCGGTGTGTCGGCCTGCCTGCCTGTATATGAGGCCGAAGGCCGGCCATGCGGCAAGGCCCGTCAGGGCGGCCCACCCGGCCCAGGGCCATCCGAACGCAGCATGAAGGATGGGGGTCAGGAAGGGAACAAGTGCAGCCGTGAGAAGCGCGATGCATCCTCCGGCTGCTCTGAGAGGATTGTAGCCGAATCCGGCGTAGGCGTTTTTCTCAACCCCTTTAATAAGCCCCCTTAAGCCCGCATTCCAGCGCACCCAAAGGGATCCCCGCCCCCCCACGACCCGCTGGAAACTGCCGGTCCTTCTCAGGTTCCGTCCCAGGACGAGGTCATCGATCACCTCGTCTGACAGGGCGTGGTGCTCACCCGCTCTGTGATATGCTTCCTTGCGAACCAGGTTGAACGCACCGGTCCCGAGAAAGCTTTTCGAGGCCTGGTCGTTCACCCTCCACCCCCGAAGCCACGTCAGGAGAATGACCACAAAACAGGAGACGAACACTTTTTCCCAGAATCCCCGAGTCCTCAGTTCAGGTGCGACCACCAGATGATCCATCCCCTCGCACACTGCAAAGTTCAGAGCTCTTTCGATGCACCCTGTCTCGAAGTGAACGTCGGCGTCGGTGAACAGCAGCCACTCCCCTTTTGAGGCATCGGCTCCTATCTGCATGGCGTAGGTTTTTCCAATCCATCCCGCGGGAAGGTCCGCTACGTTGAGCACCCGAATCCTTGCGTCCCCCCGGGCCATCGTCATGGCCAACTCACCTGTGCTGTCCGAGGAACGGTCGTTGACCAGAATTACCTCTGCATTGGAAGGAATGCTGTCAAGGACGCTGGACAGGGCCGGCCCGAGGGAGTCGGCCTCATCGCGTGCGGGAATGACCACCGAAAGAACAGGAAACTCCCCGGTCACCGGATCCGGCAACGAAACCAGATCGGGCATCTTTCTCGATCCGGCGGCCCATGACAGCGCCACCCACCACCAGAACCCACAGGCTAGAATGTTAAGAAGTAAAAGAATCAGCATAATCTCAAATCCGTCTCAGGCCCTTCCCGGTTGATTTGTCGGTCAAAATACATTATGGCAGAATATGAACGGTTTTTCTGACATCCCATTTTACTCCATTCCGGGGATCGGTCTATGAGATTTGATGAAGTTTTCCTGTCGGTAGTTCTGGGGGCAATCATGCTCCTCTCCATCGGGTCCCAGTCGGCCGTTACAGCATCACCTCTTCCCGGGGAGGAGATCAATGCATTTTTGACGGAGTTCGATTTTTCAGGAGGAAGCGGGGAGAACTTCGCACTGTACCAGGTCCGGTGGGGGGACCACCGATCCTTTGAACGGATCGTGATGGAGTTCAAGGGTAAGGATACGGACACACAGCAACATGGATTGCCGCGCATGGAAGTTGAAAAGGAGGAGTATCCCGCAAGGGTCACAATACGTCTGCCGGGCGTGCCGACCCGAATGAAAGAGATCTACACCGTCAGGCACCCGTTCTCAAAAAGCCGCATGCTGTCGGGCCTTGATCTTTTTGATTCCTGCGGCAGTGGCCAACTCCTGGCCCTGATTCCATCGAGGCCCCTTGAATACAGAATATTCACCCTCTGGAACCCCGCCCGGCTGGTAATTGACTTCAGGCCGACAACAACCGTCCCCCCCGACAGGGTGAGATACTTCCTCCGAACCTTCCCACTCTTCGGTGACCAGGTATGCGCATTCAAAAAAGCCGCCCTGAAGGATGGCATCATCGGCCGTCTTCTCACCGACGCGTCCGGGAACACATTTGGAGAGGCGGGCGTATTTGACCAGCCCGAGAATGCCTTCGCTGCGAAAAAGCGCCTCGGGAAACTAGACGAACAGTTCTCCCTTGTGATCAAGGCTCGAGGAATAATGAAGACGCCGGAGGTCCTGCCCTAGAAATCGTGCCGGTCGAACAAATTTACCCCTTTTCGTTCTCCTCCAGTTCCGATGACAGTGTCTTTGCCATCTCCCTGAAAAGTCCGCCGACGGGGCTTTCCTTCTGCAATGCCACCGGCATGCCGTCATCGCCGGACGGTCCAACCTCGATGGAAAGGGGAATGGTTCCAAGAAACGGGATCTTTTCCTTCTTCGCCAGTTCCATACCACCCCCCTGCTGGAAGGGGCTGCTGGTCTCATGACAGTGAGGGCACAGATACCCGCTCATGTTCTCCACTACCCACAGCCGGGGCAGCTTCATCTGCCGGCAGAAGGTGATGGACTTTCTCACCGCGGCCAGGGAAACCTCCTGCGGGGTCGTTACGATAATCGCGCCCGTGGGTTTTTCCAGAAGCTGAACAATGGAAAGGGGCTCGTCACCGGTCCCGGGAGGACAGTCCACCAGAAGGTAATCCAGATCGCCCCACTGGACATCGCGGAGAAGCTGTTTGATGGCCCCCGCCTTCATGGGGCCCCGCCAGATAAGGGCGTCATTCTGATCACGAAGGAAAAAGCCGATAGAAATTACCTTAAGACCCCATTCCGTTTCAACCGGATAGAGCATCTCCGATTCAGACTGAACTGGCTGCCTCCCAACGAGATCGAGCATTGTAGGCACCGTGGGCCCGTGGAAATCGACGTCGATGAGGCCGACCTTGTTCCCCGCCTCGGTAAGAGCCGTGGCCAGATTAACAGCAACGGTGGATTTCCCCACTCCGCCCTTCCCGCTCATGACTATGATCGTGTGTTTGATCCTGTCCATGTTCCTCTTTATGGCGGCTGAACCATCGTCCTGCTCCGGGGACCAACCCTGTGTATTCCCGCCTGCCGAACATGATCCGCTGCCGCATCCGCTGTTTTCGCTCATTGTTCTCCTCTCATGTTTACCGCCAAGACAGCCCTGACGATTATCGCCGGCCGTAGCTTAATATAAGACGGGCGGGGCGGGTGTCAATGTTTTTACATGATATTCTAATTGAGGGGTTGCTGCCGATTTTCTACGGGATGATCTCTTTGAAGGTCTCAACGGAATAGAAGCGTCCGGGTTTTCCAGGCGGCCGAGCGCTGCTGGGCTTGAGAATGTGGACGAGATAGCGAATCTTGAAACGCCGGGCCGTCTCCAGGACGGACACGGTATCCTCGGCGAGAAAAGTCCTGGCCGGATCGAACATCATCTCCCGCCTGAGAGCCACCCAGAAACGCAGGTCCTCCTTCGGCGCTCCAAGTTCCTGGGATGTAAAGACCGCGTGGAACATGCCTCCCAGGGAGGTCTTCTTCATTTTGAGGTCCAGTGTCTTGCCGTGGGCGTTGGTAACCAGGCAGACCTCTTTTCCCGCCTCCCTTACCCCCGTCAAAAAGTCGGGGACAAAAGGGTGAACCGCGATGAGGTGGGCCACCTGCTCCTTGAGAGCAGGTATGTCCAGCCCGAGTTCTCCCGACCAGTAGTCCAGGCTGGTCCAGTTCAAGGTCCCTTCCTGGGCACGGTAACGCGGCATGAGCTTCCCTTTGGCCTCCTCCAGGGACATCCCGTGTGCCAGTGCATACTGCTCCGGCACGTACTCCTCCCAGAAGTGATCATCGAAGTGCTTGTCCAACAGGGTGCCGTCCATGTCCAGCAGGACGAGATCGATATGGTCCCACCGGGGAGGTGATTTGAGCGGAGCGATTGGCCTCATGACACAGGCCCGACACCGGACGGAAGGATTCCAAGATACCCCGCCAGAGCCCAGATGGTCCCGAGGGACAGGATCAGCGCCCCCACGATTACGAACCACACACCCGGATCACGATTGACCCTGAAAACCCCGTAGACCGATTCGATAAGTTGACCGAGGGCGATGCCATTTCCGGCAATGATCGCCCTGTCAATCATGCCTGGAGCCGGGGATAGATAGGCCGAGCCCAGGACCTGCCCCCCGGCGTTCTTGACGAGAACGAGGAGTCCGGGACCTATGGCGTTCCCCATCCTCTCCCCCCTCTGCAAAACCCCTCCCAGTTCCAGCACCCTGCCCCCTCCCAGGGAAACCG is a window of bacterium BMS3Abin14 DNA encoding:
- the yrfG gene encoding GMP/IMP nucleotidase YrfG — protein: MRPIAPLKSPPRWDHIDLVLLDMDGTLLDKHFDDHFWEEYVPEQYALAHGMSLEEAKGKLMPRYRAQEGTLNWTSLDYWSGELGLDIPALKEQVAHLIAVHPFVPDFLTGVREAGKEVCLVTNAHGKTLDLKMKKTSLGGMFHAVFTSQELGAPKEDLRFWVALRREMMFDPARTFLAEDTVSVLETARRFKIRYLVHILKPSSARPPGKPGRFYSVETFKEIIP